One Lachnospiraceae bacterium C1.1 genomic region harbors:
- a CDS encoding DNA translocase FtsK 4TM domain-containing protein produces MAAKKRKKKTTNSTKTNDMSMGLEIALIALLAFCVMLILGNFGMSSIFGDMFNAFFFGIFGIMAYLWPFLLFIGVVFTIANRNNLSVLLRAVTVPIIFTDLGMLMQCFFEGEYKDGTYMSLYEYASETHHGGGAIFGGLFEALKTAFSTAGAVLIILLILIICIVSITGKSFIELLERLGIVLAEKTVDGGRMVAERTAEEHKRWRELREEEKRRAQEERAEQEELESQKEERTRKLLNNMTVGADNRETTIYPTSEAVQTYTVNSSKASADIPTQVNQPVQERRAEKTEHKSHKNAEVYSPFAMNPDFMVKPDAVIAKEKQSVAEKSDMHEIHLSELDIDIDERSSKNEDEKTVKISADPITFDETIYEKKKKNTDHSLNDEQDDLHEEDKIADEDNTDDLVEITDEDIYFNHQPKDDYDDEIIGVIPKTVSAKDEKKAEETVRKNKINNSRSESAMKKEELRKEKKAEKDSENESEKEIEKIIKGSLEEEDETEYEFPPVDLLNIPKTVQLDSPASLQVTASKLVDTLASFGVNVRMTDIIQGPTVTRYEMQPQQGVKVSKILSLIDDIKLSLAATDIRIEAPIPGKAAIGIEVPNKVNATVSLKELVDTDEFRKAKSKLSFAVGKNIGGEPVIFDIAKMPHLLIAGATGSGKSVCINTIIMSILYKAKPDEVKMIMIDPKVVELSVYNGLPHLLSPVVTDPQKASGALKWGVAEMTRRYRLFADLKVRDMKGYNNKVDKFNDIGELDEDGNPYKKMPQILIIVDELADLMMVAKNEVETSICRLTQLARAAGIHLIIATQRPSVDVITGLIKANMPSRIAFAVSSGVDSRTILDMNGAERLLGKGDMLFYPQSFNKPERVQGTFVSDDEVQEVVDFILDEMQESGFEEEDISSEIEAAAANDPGKNNDSDSKKKSKDDDRDEYFEDAGRFIIEKNKASIGMLQRVFKIGFNRAARIMDSLAEAGVVSGEDGTKARTILMNAEQFEAYLSGDDIPSEDENYEEYDDNEAEDGYNVDGDM; encoded by the coding sequence ATGGCAGCAAAGAAGAGAAAGAAGAAAACAACAAATTCAACAAAAACAAATGACATGAGTATGGGGCTGGAAATAGCTTTAATAGCGTTGCTGGCTTTTTGTGTCATGCTTATTCTAGGCAATTTCGGAATGTCATCAATATTCGGAGATATGTTTAATGCGTTTTTCTTTGGAATATTTGGTATAATGGCATATTTATGGCCGTTTTTGCTCTTTATAGGAGTTGTTTTTACAATAGCAAATCGGAACAATCTTTCTGTCCTTTTAAGAGCAGTGACTGTTCCGATAATTTTTACTGATCTTGGAATGCTTATGCAGTGCTTCTTTGAGGGAGAGTATAAGGATGGGACTTATATGTCGCTCTATGAATATGCTTCTGAGACACATCATGGAGGCGGAGCGATCTTCGGTGGACTTTTTGAAGCATTGAAGACTGCGTTTTCAACTGCCGGAGCAGTTTTGATCATTTTGCTCATACTTATCATATGTATTGTAAGTATTACCGGAAAATCATTTATAGAACTTCTTGAGAGACTTGGGATCGTACTCGCCGAGAAAACCGTGGATGGCGGAAGGATGGTTGCAGAGCGTACAGCAGAAGAACATAAAAGATGGCGGGAACTCCGCGAGGAAGAGAAGAGAAGAGCGCAGGAAGAACGTGCTGAACAGGAGGAGCTTGAGAGTCAGAAAGAGGAGAGAACCAGAAAACTTCTTAATAATATGACTGTTGGGGCAGATAACAGGGAAACTACGATTTATCCGACTTCTGAGGCAGTTCAGACATATACGGTAAATAGTTCGAAGGCTTCGGCAGATATTCCGACTCAGGTAAATCAGCCTGTGCAGGAGAGAAGAGCTGAAAAGACTGAACATAAATCTCATAAAAATGCTGAGGTTTATTCACCTTTTGCAATGAATCCAGATTTTATGGTAAAGCCGGATGCTGTGATCGCAAAGGAAAAGCAGTCAGTCGCTGAAAAATCAGACATGCATGAAATTCATCTTTCAGAGCTTGATATTGATATCGATGAGAGAAGTTCTAAAAACGAGGATGAGAAGACTGTAAAGATTTCAGCCGATCCGATCACTTTTGATGAAACTATATATGAAAAAAAGAAAAAAAATACAGATCATTCATTGAATGATGAGCAGGATGATCTTCATGAAGAAGATAAGATTGCTGATGAAGATAATACAGATGATCTGGTTGAGATAACAGATGAAGATATCTACTTTAATCATCAGCCTAAAGATGATTATGATGATGAAATAATCGGGGTCATACCTAAAACTGTTTCTGCTAAAGATGAGAAAAAAGCAGAAGAAACGGTAAGAAAAAATAAGATAAACAATAGCAGATCTGAATCTGCAATGAAAAAAGAAGAATTAAGAAAAGAGAAAAAAGCTGAAAAAGATTCTGAAAATGAATCTGAAAAAGAAATTGAGAAGATAATCAAAGGATCATTAGAGGAAGAGGATGAGACAGAGTATGAGTTCCCTCCTGTAGATCTCTTAAATATCCCGAAGACTGTGCAGTTGGATTCGCCGGCATCACTTCAGGTTACGGCTTCAAAGCTTGTAGATACACTTGCAAGCTTTGGTGTTAACGTGCGTATGACTGATATCATACAGGGACCGACGGTTACCAGATATGAAATGCAGCCGCAGCAGGGCGTTAAGGTAAGTAAGATACTTTCGCTCATCGATGATATCAAACTTTCACTTGCGGCTACAGACATCAGAATAGAGGCTCCGATACCGGGCAAGGCAGCAATAGGTATCGAGGTTCCGAATAAAGTAAATGCAACTGTAAGTTTAAAAGAACTTGTCGATACGGATGAATTCCGAAAGGCAAAGTCGAAGCTTTCATTTGCTGTAGGAAAAAATATCGGTGGTGAACCGGTGATCTTTGATATAGCAAAGATGCCGCATCTGCTCATTGCCGGTGCGACAGGATCAGGTAAGTCAGTATGTATCAATACCATTATCATGAGTATACTCTATAAGGCGAAGCCGGATGAAGTAAAGATGATAATGATCGACCCTAAGGTAGTTGAACTTTCTGTATACAACGGACTTCCGCATCTCCTTTCTCCGGTTGTCACCGATCCGCAGAAGGCCTCCGGTGCGCTTAAATGGGGTGTTGCCGAAATGACCAGACGATACAGGCTTTTTGCAGATCTTAAGGTTCGTGATATGAAGGGCTATAATAATAAAGTTGATAAGTTCAACGACATTGGGGAATTGGATGAAGATGGCAATCCATATAAGAAAATGCCTCAGATTCTTATAATCGTAGATGAGTTGGCTGATCTTATGATGGTGGCAAAAAATGAAGTAGAAACATCTATATGCCGACTCACACAGCTTGCCAGAGCTGCAGGAATCCATCTTATCATCGCTACTCAGAGACCTTCTGTTGATGTCATAACGGGTCTTATTAAGGCAAATATGCCCAGCAGGATTGCATTTGCGGTATCTTCAGGTGTTGATTCAAGAACTATCCTTGATATGAACGGCGCTGAAAGACTTTTGGGAAAAGGAGATATGCTTTTCTATCCTCAGAGCTTTAATAAGCCGGAACGTGTTCAGGGTACTTTTGTTTCTGATGATGAGGTTCAGGAAGTTGTTGATTTCATTCTTGATGAAATGCAGGAATCAGGATTTGAGGAAGAAGATATAAGCTCCGAGATCGAAGCAGCGGCAGCAAATGATCCCGGAAAAAATAATGACAGTGATTCAAAGAAAAAGTCAAAAGATGATGACAGAGATGAATATTTTGAAGATGCGGGAAGATTTATAATAGAAAAAAATAAGGCTTCAATTGGCATGCTTCAGAGAGTATTTAAGATAGGATTTAACAGGGCTGCCAGGATCATGGATTCCCTTGCGGAAGCAGGAGTTGTCAGCGGTGAAGATGGAACAAAAGCGAGAACGATCTTAATGAATGCAGAGCAGTTCGAAGCTTATCTTTCCGGAGATGATATTCCATCAGAAGATGAAAATTATGAAGAATACGATGACAACGAGGCGGAAGATGGATATAATGTTGATGGTGATATGTAA
- the folD gene encoding bifunctional methylenetetrahydrofolate dehydrogenase/methenyltetrahydrofolate cyclohydrolase FolD, with amino-acid sequence MKIIDGKAISAQIKDEVRDKIAAEGIKASLAVILVGEDPASTVYVNNKKKACEYCGIESISYELPETTSEAELLELIDKLNKDDKVTGILCQLPLPSHINEDKVIDAISPLKDVDGFSKLSVGALSIGAEGFVSCTPAGIIQLLKRSGIEISGKRCVVMGRSNIVGKPMAMLLLRENGTVTITHSKTENIREITKTADILVAAIGKPKMVDSSYVKEGAVVIDVGIHRLDPEKNNGKKLCGDVDYEDVSKVASAMTPVPGGVGPMTIAMLMYNTLEGALRK; translated from the coding sequence ATGAAAATCATTGACGGTAAGGCAATTTCTGCACAGATCAAAGATGAAGTAAGGGATAAGATCGCTGCAGAGGGAATCAAGGCTTCACTGGCTGTAATACTTGTGGGTGAAGACCCGGCTTCTACAGTATATGTGAATAATAAAAAGAAAGCCTGCGAATATTGCGGGATAGAATCAATCTCTTATGAGCTTCCGGAGACAACTTCGGAGGCTGAGCTTCTCGAGCTTATCGATAAGCTTAATAAAGATGATAAGGTAACGGGAATTCTTTGTCAGCTTCCGCTTCCTTCTCATATTAATGAAGATAAGGTGATCGATGCAATTTCTCCGTTAAAGGATGTAGATGGTTTTTCTAAGCTTTCTGTAGGTGCGCTTTCTATTGGCGCAGAGGGCTTTGTATCCTGTACTCCTGCAGGGATCATACAGCTTCTTAAAAGATCCGGGATAGAGATCAGTGGTAAAAGATGTGTAGTAATGGGCAGAAGCAATATCGTAGGCAAGCCTATGGCAATGCTTTTACTTAGGGAGAATGGTACAGTTACCATTACACATTCAAAAACTGAAAATATCCGTGAGATAACCAAGACTGCGGATATTCTTGTGGCAGCGATAGGAAAACCCAAAATGGTAGACTCTTCTTATGTTAAAGAAGGAGCGGTAGTAATAGATGTTGGAATACACAGGCTTGATCCGGAGAAAAACAACGGAAAGAAGCTTTGTGGTGACGTTGATTACGAGGATGTTTCAAAAGTTGCATCTGCAATGACTCCGGTTCCCGGAGGAGTTGGTCCTATGACCATAGCTATGTTAATGTATAATACTCTGGAGGGTGCGCTTCGCAAATGA
- a CDS encoding formate--tetrahydrofolate ligase, with translation MRSDIEIAEAAELKPIKEVALPFGIEEDDLELYGKYKAKLSEDYLKKIEANKEGKLILVTAINPTPAGEGKTTTTVGLGQAFGKLGKKAVIALREPSLGPCFGVKGGAAGGGMAQVVPMDELNLHFTGDFHAITSANNLCAAMLDNHIQQGNELRIDTRQIVLKRCLDLNDRVLRNVVVGMGAKADGYVREDHFCITVASEVMAVFCLAKDMKDLKARLSRMVIAYNVDGEPVTAGDIGAVGSMAALLKDAIKPNIIQTLEHTMAIVHGGPFANIAHGCNSVRATKTALKLADYCITEAGFGADLGAEKFFDIKCRMSGLKPDAVVLVATIRALKYNGGVAKADLGTENLDALKKGIVNLKKHIENLQQFGVPVIVTLNAFITDTAAEREFVEKYVSDMGCSYAYSEVWEKGGEGGIALANKIIETVETKKSDFHPIYELNKSLKEKVEDVAKKIYGAEAVSFSKAAEQTLKRLTELGFGDLPVCMAKTQYSLSDDPSLLGRPEGFTLNVRDAYVSAGAGFVVILTGNILTMPGLPKHPAALDIDVNEDGKISGLF, from the coding sequence ATGAGATCTGACATCGAAATCGCAGAAGCAGCTGAGCTTAAACCGATAAAGGAAGTGGCTCTTCCCTTCGGAATTGAAGAAGATGACCTGGAATTATATGGAAAATATAAGGCCAAGCTTTCGGAGGATTATTTAAAAAAGATTGAAGCTAATAAAGAGGGAAAGCTGATTCTTGTAACTGCTATCAATCCGACTCCTGCAGGAGAAGGAAAGACTACTACGACGGTAGGCCTCGGACAGGCATTCGGAAAACTTGGAAAAAAGGCTGTAATAGCTTTAAGAGAACCCTCACTTGGTCCCTGCTTTGGAGTTAAGGGCGGAGCTGCAGGCGGTGGTATGGCACAGGTAGTTCCGATGGATGAGCTGAATCTTCATTTTACAGGAGATTTTCATGCGATCACTTCAGCTAATAATCTCTGCGCAGCTATGCTTGATAACCATATTCAGCAGGGCAATGAACTTAGGATAGATACGAGACAGATAGTTCTTAAGCGCTGTCTTGATTTAAATGACAGAGTTTTGAGAAATGTAGTAGTAGGAATGGGTGCAAAGGCAGACGGATATGTAAGAGAAGATCATTTCTGCATAACAGTTGCATCAGAAGTAATGGCTGTATTCTGTCTTGCAAAGGATATGAAAGACTTAAAGGCACGTCTTTCAAGAATGGTTATTGCTTATAACGTAGATGGAGAACCTGTTACTGCAGGAGATATCGGTGCAGTCGGATCAATGGCGGCTTTACTTAAAGATGCGATAAAGCCAAATATCATACAGACACTTGAGCATACAATGGCTATCGTACATGGCGGACCTTTTGCAAATATAGCTCATGGCTGTAATTCAGTAAGAGCTACAAAAACAGCATTAAAACTTGCTGATTACTGTATTACAGAGGCAGGTTTTGGAGCAGATCTTGGTGCTGAAAAATTCTTTGACATCAAATGCAGAATGTCAGGCTTAAAGCCGGATGCTGTTGTTCTCGTTGCAACGATCCGTGCTCTTAAATATAATGGCGGGGTAGCTAAGGCAGATCTCGGTACTGAGAATCTTGATGCCCTGAAGAAGGGTATAGTCAACCTTAAGAAACATATAGAAAACCTTCAGCAGTTTGGAGTTCCTGTAATAGTTACACTCAATGCATTTATCACAGATACAGCTGCAGAAAGAGAATTTGTAGAAAAATATGTTTCTGATATGGGCTGCAGTTACGCATATTCCGAAGTATGGGAAAAAGGCGGAGAGGGCGGTATAGCTCTTGCAAATAAGATCATTGAGACTGTAGAGACAAAGAAATCAGATTTCCATCCTATATATGAATTAAACAAGAGCCTCAAAGAAAAGGTTGAGGATGTAGCAAAGAAAATATACGGTGCGGAAGCCGTAAGCTTCAGTAAGGCAGCAGAGCAGACACTTAAGAGACTTACAGAGCTTGGTTTTGGGGACCTTCCGGTATGCATGGCAAAGACACAGTATTCACTTTCAGACGACCCTTCATTGCTTGGACGTCCTGAAGGCTTCACTCTTAATGTAAGAGATGCCTATGTGTCTGCCGGAGCAGGTTTTGTGGTAATACTTACGGGCAATATCCTCACAATGCCGGGACTTCCAAAGCATCCGGCTGCTCTGGATATAGATGTAAATGAAGATGGCAAGATAAGCGGACTTTTCTGA
- a CDS encoding chitobiase/beta-hexosaminidase C-terminal domain-containing protein: MKCPKCGDEIPEGYMYCFKCGYAIQMVPDYEVDVEDKLDESRNHIAGSMDNIIHDSNGRRVTTETIEMPAIKREVRAVKKTRSVLLILTALVLAVFVLFFVLRNTNTYGALLLKANFAYDEGNYEEAVELYAKAYEDDEDVFTSDVKVINCYARSLLACEDYAKAEEMFMMALTVDDSNFDACQGIIDSYRAENNNNAVNDFILSLDDEKLYKSFKDYMTLPPKFSKSGGEYEDSIRVVLSSENSGDIFYTTDGSEPTIESKKYEGAILLSEAGDYQISAIFVNSYNMLSDAVSEKYSISYSLPEDPVVEPEGGGYLYPAYITATVSDDSVIYYTTDGTDPTEDSEVYDMKLPMLMGDNTYKFRSVSSKGVSGNVISRNYSLGIFNAVCTPTDAVNYVTASLVSTGALQDIYGTIAGVSGHYSYSCLTAAKEGNRVYYLIDESFIESDGNVKLTGTVYAVDVESCMLYRTIRGPDGQFYFSLFY, from the coding sequence ATGAAATGCCCAAAATGCGGTGATGAAATTCCGGAAGGATATATGTACTGCTTTAAGTGCGGCTATGCAATTCAGATGGTTCCGGATTACGAGGTCGATGTTGAGGATAAGCTTGACGAAAGTCGTAATCATATAGCCGGTTCGATGGATAATATCATCCATGATTCGAACGGTCGAAGAGTAACTACTGAAACTATTGAAATGCCTGCAATAAAGCGAGAAGTCAGAGCAGTAAAAAAGACACGGTCTGTTTTACTGATTCTGACAGCTCTCGTATTGGCTGTATTTGTATTGTTTTTTGTATTACGGAATACTAATACATACGGTGCCTTACTTTTAAAGGCTAATTTTGCCTATGATGAAGGCAATTATGAAGAAGCTGTCGAGCTCTATGCTAAAGCTTATGAGGATGACGAGGATGTTTTTACATCTGACGTTAAAGTTATAAATTGTTATGCAAGATCACTTCTTGCCTGTGAAGATTATGCAAAGGCAGAAGAGATGTTCATGATGGCACTGACAGTTGATGACTCTAATTTTGATGCCTGTCAGGGAATCATTGACAGTTACAGGGCAGAGAATAATAATAATGCCGTTAATGATTTTATTTTATCGCTTGATGATGAAAAGCTTTATAAGAGTTTTAAGGACTATATGACTCTACCACCAAAGTTTTCAAAAAGCGGCGGTGAATATGAAGACAGTATAAGAGTAGTTCTTTCTTCTGAAAACAGCGGAGATATTTTTTATACGACAGACGGATCGGAGCCAACGATAGAATCAAAAAAATATGAAGGGGCGATCCTTCTGTCAGAAGCGGGCGATTATCAGATTTCAGCTATTTTTGTAAATTCTTATAACATGCTGAGTGATGCCGTCAGTGAAAAATACAGTATAAGTTATAGTTTGCCGGAGGATCCTGTGGTAGAGCCTGAAGGGGGCGGATATCTTTATCCGGCATATATTACGGCGACTGTTTCTGATGATTCGGTCATTTATTACACAACTGACGGAACAGATCCTACTGAGGATTCGGAGGTTTATGACATGAAGCTGCCGATGCTCATGGGTGATAATACCTATAAATTCAGATCTGTTTCTTCGAAAGGTGTTTCCGGTAATGTAATAAGCAGAAATTATTCTTTAGGTATCTTTAATGCGGTGTGTACACCTACTGATGCTGTGAACTATGTTACAGCTTCATTGGTGTCAACAGGTGCGCTGCAGGATATATATGGTACAATAGCCGGTGTCAGCGGACATTATAGCTACAGTTGCCTTACGGCAGCTAAAGAGGGAAACAGAGTTTACTACCTCATTGACGAGTCGTTTATAGAATCAGATGGAAATGTAAAGCTTACCGGAACTGTATACGCAGTAGACGTAGAAAGCTGTATGCTTTACAGAACCATACGTGGTCCTGATGGTCAGTTTTACTTCTCACTCTTTTATTAA
- a CDS encoding ABC transporter permease, with protein MKISDLLQMSVSSLLKRKLRSILTILGVVIGIASIVTMISLGLGMQRLQLKQIEEYGGLTSITVYPDQSDVVSTTSHVIDDDTIETFSGLEHVEIVSPVLSTSAILLSGKYKYEVYNLNGYTLDGLKALNYKFSEGSLPKEGDQLKFIYGNMLLYNFVDAHTGLGYYDNYQLPDIDLMNDTIFTVFDTENFRQTENSSDPEIPNDFSSELDSTEENSETKAPVKKFIIPAAGILYGEGEDDWHDYSNCIYCDIEALKSTLKKVFRNKNIPGQPLRKNGKAYKKWFYSNAYIKVSDIKYVSQVQKEIKEMGYDASSNSDWIQQTQESSRNLAAMLGGIGAVSMLVAAIGIANTMMMSIYERTKEIGVMKVLGCELRDIQTLFLLEAAVIGLVGGIIGNLLSFAVAFAINRINGEQTCYIAPWLVLAGLAFAVVVGVLAGYFPSKRAMSLSPLAAIRNE; from the coding sequence ATGAAGATATCTGACCTTTTACAAATGAGCGTCAGTTCACTGCTAAAACGTAAACTTCGCTCAATACTTACTATACTTGGCGTTGTTATCGGCATAGCTTCCATAGTTACCATGATATCATTAGGACTTGGTATGCAGAGACTTCAGCTTAAGCAAATAGAAGAGTACGGAGGACTGACAAGCATAACAGTCTATCCCGATCAATCAGATGTAGTCAGCACTACAAGTCATGTCATTGATGATGACACGATCGAAACCTTTTCGGGGTTGGAACATGTAGAGATCGTATCGCCTGTACTATCAACCTCAGCTATACTACTTTCGGGAAAATACAAATATGAAGTCTATAACCTTAACGGTTACACACTTGACGGACTTAAAGCATTAAATTATAAATTTTCCGAAGGATCTCTTCCAAAGGAAGGAGACCAACTTAAATTCATTTACGGAAACATGCTTTTATATAACTTTGTCGATGCCCATACAGGACTTGGTTATTATGACAATTATCAACTTCCGGATATAGATCTGATGAATGACACCATCTTTACTGTTTTTGATACCGAAAATTTCAGACAAACCGAAAACTCATCTGATCCCGAAATACCTAATGATTTTTCTTCCGAATTAGATTCTACAGAAGAAAATTCTGAAACCAAAGCTCCTGTAAAGAAATTTATCATCCCTGCTGCAGGAATTCTATATGGCGAAGGCGAGGATGACTGGCATGACTACAGCAACTGCATATATTGCGATATAGAAGCATTAAAAAGCACCTTAAAAAAAGTATTCCGAAATAAAAATATTCCGGGACAACCTTTAAGAAAAAATGGTAAAGCCTATAAAAAATGGTTTTACTCAAATGCTTATATAAAAGTTTCTGACATTAAATATGTCTCTCAGGTTCAAAAAGAAATAAAAGAAATGGGATATGATGCTTCCAGTAACTCCGACTGGATCCAGCAGACCCAGGAATCATCCCGGAATCTGGCAGCAATGCTCGGCGGTATAGGTGCTGTTTCCATGCTCGTAGCTGCCATAGGTATTGCAAATACAATGATGATGTCCATTTACGAACGTACAAAGGAAATAGGCGTAATGAAGGTTCTTGGCTGTGAGCTTCGCGATATTCAGACTCTTTTTCTTTTAGAAGCAGCTGTTATCGGCCTTGTTGGCGGTATTATCGGAAATCTCCTGAGCTTCGCCGTTGCCTTTGCAATAAACCGTATTAACGGAGAGCAAACCTGCTATATAGCTCCATGGCTTGTTCTCGCCGGCCTTGCTTTCGCTGTAGTAGTCGGCGTATTGGCAGGATATTTCCCATCAAAACGTGCAATGAGTTTAAGCCCTCTGGCTGCTATCAGAAATGAATAA
- a CDS encoding undecaprenyl-diphosphate phosphatase, giving the protein MSILQAVLLGILQGLAEFLPISSSGHLAIFQNLFHIGEGTEDMFLFDILLHLGTLISIFVAFHKDIWKLITETLGMLNDLFMNLVSKIKGGETVRVVRTGYRKFVLMVIISTIPTGIIGILLKDITEAASKTLIMPGIFLLMTSVLLFIADKAPDGEKNPKTATYLDSVILGVAQGLATLPGISRSGTTITTALLCGFEKKYAVKYSFIMSIPAVLGACVLEISDAKGTAIEPSYIVGLIVSAVVGYAAIKTMLVIVRKKKYIIFSIYCLIAGLVAIIGSFIVK; this is encoded by the coding sequence GTGAGTATTTTACAGGCTGTTTTACTGGGCATCTTACAGGGACTTGCGGAGTTTCTTCCGATTTCATCATCGGGACATCTCGCAATTTTTCAGAATTTATTTCACATAGGTGAAGGTACAGAGGATATGTTCCTATTTGACATACTTCTTCACCTTGGCACCTTGATATCCATATTTGTAGCTTTTCATAAGGACATATGGAAACTTATTACAGAGACATTAGGGATGCTTAACGATCTCTTTATGAATCTTGTGAGCAAGATAAAGGGTGGTGAAACTGTAAGAGTTGTTAGAACAGGATATCGCAAGTTTGTTTTAATGGTAATAATTTCAACAATACCTACAGGAATCATTGGAATCCTGCTTAAAGATATCACAGAGGCAGCATCGAAGACTTTGATAATGCCGGGAATCTTTCTTCTTATGACATCGGTACTTCTTTTTATAGCAGATAAGGCACCGGATGGAGAAAAGAATCCTAAAACAGCTACATACCTTGATTCTGTAATACTAGGTGTTGCGCAGGGACTGGCAACACTCCCCGGAATATCAAGATCCGGAACTACTATTACAACAGCGCTTCTTTGCGGTTTTGAAAAGAAGTATGCAGTTAAATATTCGTTTATAATGTCAATACCTGCTGTGTTGGGAGCATGTGTATTGGAAATAAGCGATGCAAAGGGAACGGCTATTGAACCTTCTTATATTGTGGGACTGATCGTATCAGCAGTCGTTGGTTATGCAGCAATAAAGACCATGCTGGTCATCGTTCGTAAAAAGAAGTATATCATCTTTTCGATATACTGCCTTATTGCAGGTCTTGTAGCTATAATAGGCAGTTTTATCGTAAAATAA
- a CDS encoding ABC transporter ATP-binding protein — translation MQEKNTNKPVIHVENLYRIYKSGLEKVYALNGVSFDIMKGEFVAIVGTSGSGKSTLLNMMAGLEKPSKGKIVIAGKHIEKLNEQQLVRFRREHVGFIFQSYNLMPALNAIENVALPLSFRGVDKKIREKRSKEVLKHVGLEKYMSHRPNEMSGGQQQRVGIARALVVHPEIIFADEPTGNLDSHTACEMLSLMQEIVKKDKQTLVMVTHDDHLASYADKQIRISDGKIV, via the coding sequence ATGCAGGAAAAAAATACAAATAAACCTGTAATACATGTAGAAAACTTATATCGTATCTACAAAAGCGGACTTGAAAAAGTCTATGCCCTTAACGGAGTCAGTTTTGACATCATGAAGGGAGAATTTGTTGCTATAGTCGGAACTTCCGGTTCCGGTAAATCCACCCTTTTGAATATGATGGCAGGCCTCGAAAAACCGTCTAAAGGGAAAATAGTCATCGCCGGAAAACATATCGAAAAGCTTAATGAACAGCAGCTCGTGCGTTTCCGCCGTGAACATGTTGGATTTATTTTCCAATCTTATAATCTTATGCCGGCACTAAATGCCATTGAAAATGTAGCTCTTCCCTTAAGTTTCAGGGGAGTAGATAAAAAAATCAGGGAAAAACGTTCAAAAGAGGTTCTTAAGCATGTAGGTCTTGAAAAATACATGTCGCACAGACCGAATGAAATGTCCGGTGGACAGCAGCAGCGTGTCGGAATAGCGCGGGCTCTGGTTGTTCATCCGGAAATTATATTTGCTGATGAACCCACGGGAAATCTGGATTCACATACCGCATGTGAAATGCTTTCACTTATGCAGGAAATCGTAAAAAAGGATAAGCAAACTCTTGTCATGGTAACACACGATGACCATCTTGCTTCCTATGCCGATAAACAGATACGCATAAGTGATGGAAAGATTGTATGA
- a CDS encoding 3-isopropylmalate dehydratase small subunit, which yields MDVKGNTFKYGDNVDTDVIIPARYLAIQDRAELASHAMEDIDKSFVQKMNKNDIIVAGKNFGCGSSREHAPIVLQEAGVGCVIAETFARIFYRNAVNIGLPIIECEEASKKINAGDEVYVNFDNGEIKDITTGESFQGQAFPEFMQKIIKARGLVSYINEEE from the coding sequence ATGGACGTTAAAGGAAATACATTTAAATATGGCGACAATGTTGATACAGATGTAATAATTCCTGCACGCTATCTTGCAATTCAGGACAGAGCTGAGCTTGCAAGCCATGCTATGGAAGATATTGATAAAAGTTTCGTGCAAAAGATGAATAAGAATGATATAATCGTAGCCGGTAAAAATTTTGGCTGCGGTTCTTCAAGAGAACATGCTCCGATAGTTCTTCAGGAGGCAGGAGTTGGCTGTGTAATAGCAGAGACATTCGCCAGAATCTTTTACAGAAATGCAGTTAATATAGGTTTGCCGATAATCGAGTGTGAAGAGGCAAGCAAAAAGATCAATGCCGGAGACGAAGTGTATGTTAACTTCGATAACGGAGAAATAAAAGATATAACTACGGGTGAAAGTTTTCAGGGACAGGCTTTTCCTGAATTCATGCAGAAGATCATAAAAGCCAGAGGACTCGTTAGTTATATAAACGAGGAGGAATAA